In Dermacentor silvarum isolate Dsil-2018 chromosome 2, BIME_Dsil_1.4, whole genome shotgun sequence, the following proteins share a genomic window:
- the LOC119442688 gene encoding uncharacterized protein LOC119442688 isoform X1 translates to MASYEIVLFLLALLIGVVLRRAAPVAELGVVEQLERKLNSLENQKRKLKRQLADFRARASKSDTRLLEDTSATREGQAQMYVDLDKHRSDLEDASHELEVCAHNHEEAVKLLHFCRSTVLENLSSAIELAERRNAAVSKLYFEVFGETNGNVQLLSELTDPWRRWAELLAVQRDRTDRVFTHCLERASRRKKIEVEDLPAPAGFQLTWQEPDYGFDRILDLVRLRLSSPISRSESVADFEYLRCASNLSPASTLCGGGSGNGGGGGSGSSVSNTNCFGSVRKSGYLRLARTLHKRMPEVPEERLVACLETLRSQNGGLTGLRISEIREEVSRLIQEWPSSAVR, encoded by the exons ATGGCCAGTTACGAGATCGTTCTGTTCCTGCTGGCGCTCCTGATCGGCGTGGTGCTGCGGCGAGCCGCTCCGGTGGCTGAACTCGGCGTGGTCGAGCAGCTCGAGCGCAAGCTCAACAGTCTGGAGAACCAGAAGCGCAAGCTGAAGCGACAGCTGGCCGACTTCAGGGCGCGGGCGAGCAAGAGCGATACCAGGCTGCTCGAGGACACGTCGGCGACGCGCGAGGGCCAGGCGCAG ATGTACGTAGATCTTGACAAACACCGTTCTGACCTTGAAGATGCATCCCACGAACTGGAAGTATGTGCACACAATCATGAAGAGGCGGTGAAGCTTCTCCACTTTTGTCGCTCCACAGTACTTGAAAACCTTTCCAGTGCCATTGAACTTGCCGAGAGGCGCAATGCTGCAGTGTCAAAGCTGTACTTTGAGGTATTTGGAGAGACCAATGGCAACGTTCAGCTGCTCAGTGAACTCACAGATCCCTGGAGGCGATGGGCTGAACTGCTGGCCGTGCAGCGGGACCGCACAGACCGTGTCTTCACGCACTGCCTTGAAAGGGCAAGCCGCCGCAAGAAGATAGAAGTTGAAGATCTGCCAGCCCCTGCAGGCTTTCAGCTCACATGG CAGGAGCCTGACTATGGCTTTGACCGCATCCTGGACTTGGTGAGGCTGCGCCTGTCCTCCCCCATCTCGCGGTCGGAGAGTGTGGCGGACTTCGAGTATCTGCGCTGTGCCAGCAACCTGTCTCCAGCGAGCACTCTCTGTGGCGGTGGCAGTGGCAATGGAGGTGGAGGCGGCAGTGGCAGCTCTGTGAGCAACACCAACTGCTTCGGCTCGGTGCGCAAGTCTGGCTACCTGCGTCTTGCACGCACGCTGCACAAGCGCATGCCAGAGGTGCCCGAGGAGCGGCTGGTGGCCTGCCTGGAGACACTGCGCTCGCAAAACGGTGGCCTCACTGGGCTCCGCATCAGCGAGATCCGCGAGGAAGTGTCGCGCCTCATCCAGGAGTGGCCTTCCTCGGCGGTACGATGA
- the LOC119442688 gene encoding uncharacterized protein LOC119442688 isoform X2: MASYEIVLFLLALLIGVVLRRAAPVAELGVVEQLERKLNSLENQKRKLKRQLADFRARASKSDTRLLEDTSATREGQAQMYVDLDKHRSDLEDASHELEVCAHNHEEAVKLLHFCRSTVLENLSSAIELAERRNAAVSKLYFEVFGETNGNVQLLSELTDPWRRWAELLAVQRDRTDRVFTHCLERASRRKKIEVEDLPAPAGFQLTWEPDYGFDRILDLVRLRLSSPISRSESVADFEYLRCASNLSPASTLCGGGSGNGGGGGSGSSVSNTNCFGSVRKSGYLRLARTLHKRMPEVPEERLVACLETLRSQNGGLTGLRISEIREEVSRLIQEWPSSAVR, encoded by the exons ATGGCCAGTTACGAGATCGTTCTGTTCCTGCTGGCGCTCCTGATCGGCGTGGTGCTGCGGCGAGCCGCTCCGGTGGCTGAACTCGGCGTGGTCGAGCAGCTCGAGCGCAAGCTCAACAGTCTGGAGAACCAGAAGCGCAAGCTGAAGCGACAGCTGGCCGACTTCAGGGCGCGGGCGAGCAAGAGCGATACCAGGCTGCTCGAGGACACGTCGGCGACGCGCGAGGGCCAGGCGCAG ATGTACGTAGATCTTGACAAACACCGTTCTGACCTTGAAGATGCATCCCACGAACTGGAAGTATGTGCACACAATCATGAAGAGGCGGTGAAGCTTCTCCACTTTTGTCGCTCCACAGTACTTGAAAACCTTTCCAGTGCCATTGAACTTGCCGAGAGGCGCAATGCTGCAGTGTCAAAGCTGTACTTTGAGGTATTTGGAGAGACCAATGGCAACGTTCAGCTGCTCAGTGAACTCACAGATCCCTGGAGGCGATGGGCTGAACTGCTGGCCGTGCAGCGGGACCGCACAGACCGTGTCTTCACGCACTGCCTTGAAAGGGCAAGCCGCCGCAAGAAGATAGAAGTTGAAGATCTGCCAGCCCCTGCAGGCTTTCAGCTCACATGG GAGCCTGACTATGGCTTTGACCGCATCCTGGACTTGGTGAGGCTGCGCCTGTCCTCCCCCATCTCGCGGTCGGAGAGTGTGGCGGACTTCGAGTATCTGCGCTGTGCCAGCAACCTGTCTCCAGCGAGCACTCTCTGTGGCGGTGGCAGTGGCAATGGAGGTGGAGGCGGCAGTGGCAGCTCTGTGAGCAACACCAACTGCTTCGGCTCGGTGCGCAAGTCTGGCTACCTGCGTCTTGCACGCACGCTGCACAAGCGCATGCCAGAGGTGCCCGAGGAGCGGCTGGTGGCCTGCCTGGAGACACTGCGCTCGCAAAACGGTGGCCTCACTGGGCTCCGCATCAGCGAGATCCGCGAGGAAGTGTCGCGCCTCATCCAGGAGTGGCCTTCCTCGGCGGTACGATGA